A DNA window from Amycolatopsis sp. DSM 110486 contains the following coding sequences:
- a CDS encoding class I adenylate-forming enzyme family protein, whose amino-acid sequence MLDGTATATPGADGLVHRPVCARVTIAELYERAYRQFGSRVAVRDGDTALTYRELGDRVHRVAGGLTALGLRRGDRGVLLLANGLEFFESEHALFASGLVRTALSTRLHVREVVHILNDCAASVVFADAAWAGQLAGIRAELPHLRYVVAVAAGPGDTTLDELRAAEPARPVKPDAGDPAAILYTSGTTGLPKGATLSHAAWAAMVRNELLELPPAADDDLVLHVAPLSHLSGYVAPAYFVRGATHLTCAKFDPAVVLELIESHHVTILPMVPTMLNLLVLSAEQRPGDYSSLHTVVYAGSPIAPDRLARARAEFGDVFVQFYGLSELPIPIACLSARDHAFDPAGGIPARLGSAGRVSPFVEVKLVDDTGAEVGHGEIGEITVRGDQTMMGYWHLPDATAAILGPDGWAGTGDLGRFDDEGYLYLVDRKKDMVVTGGFNVYPTEIENVVSTVAGVSEVAVVGVPDETWGEALKAIVVVRAGFTVTADDVIAMCAQHLAGYKKPRSVEFVDELPKTGSGKIMRRRLRDRYWADSARKVGG is encoded by the coding sequence ATGCTCGACGGGACAGCCACGGCGACACCCGGCGCGGACGGGCTGGTGCACCGGCCGGTCTGCGCGCGGGTCACGATCGCGGAGCTCTACGAACGGGCCTACCGCCAGTTCGGCTCACGCGTCGCCGTGCGCGACGGCGACACCGCGCTCACCTACCGCGAGCTCGGCGACCGCGTGCACCGCGTCGCCGGTGGGCTCACCGCGCTGGGCTTGCGCCGAGGTGACCGCGGTGTGCTGTTGTTGGCGAACGGACTCGAGTTCTTCGAATCCGAACACGCCCTGTTCGCAAGCGGACTCGTGCGCACCGCGCTCAGCACCAGGCTGCACGTGCGCGAAGTCGTCCACATCCTCAACGACTGCGCCGCGTCCGTCGTGTTCGCCGATGCCGCGTGGGCCGGGCAGCTCGCCGGGATCCGCGCCGAACTCCCCCACCTCCGGTACGTCGTCGCGGTCGCGGCCGGCCCGGGCGACACCACACTGGACGAACTGCGCGCGGCCGAACCCGCTCGACCGGTGAAGCCCGACGCCGGCGACCCCGCGGCGATCCTCTACACGAGCGGCACGACCGGCCTGCCGAAAGGCGCCACGCTCAGCCACGCCGCCTGGGCGGCCATGGTGCGCAACGAACTCCTCGAGCTGCCACCGGCGGCCGACGACGATCTCGTACTGCACGTCGCGCCGCTGAGCCACCTGAGCGGATACGTGGCGCCGGCGTACTTCGTGCGCGGCGCCACACACCTCACCTGCGCCAAGTTCGACCCCGCAGTGGTGCTGGAACTGATCGAATCCCACCACGTGACCATCCTCCCGATGGTGCCGACGATGCTGAACCTGCTCGTCCTCTCCGCCGAGCAGCGGCCCGGCGACTACTCCTCCCTGCACACCGTGGTGTACGCCGGTTCGCCGATCGCCCCGGACCGGCTCGCCCGCGCCCGTGCGGAGTTCGGCGACGTGTTCGTGCAGTTCTACGGGCTGAGCGAGCTGCCGATCCCGATCGCGTGCCTCTCGGCGCGAGACCACGCGTTCGACCCGGCCGGCGGGATCCCGGCGCGGCTGGGGTCGGCGGGCCGGGTCAGCCCGTTCGTGGAGGTCAAGCTCGTCGACGACACCGGCGCCGAAGTCGGCCACGGCGAGATCGGCGAGATCACCGTGCGCGGTGACCAGACGATGATGGGCTACTGGCACCTGCCCGACGCGACGGCCGCGATCCTCGGTCCGGACGGGTGGGCCGGCACAGGCGATCTCGGCCGGTTCGACGACGAGGGTTACCTGTACCTGGTGGACCGCAAGAAGGACATGGTGGTCACCGGCGGATTCAACGTCTACCCGACGGAGATCGAGAACGTGGTGTCGACCGTCGCCGGAGTCTCGGAGGTCGCCGTGGTCGGCGTGCCCGACGAGACGTGGGGCGAGGCGCTGAAGGCGATCGTGGTGGTGCGCGCCGGGTTCACGGTGACGGCGGACGATGTGATCGCCATGTGCGCGCAACACCTGGCCGGCTACAAGAAGCCCCGCTCGGTCGAGTTCGTCGACGAGCTGCCGAAGACCGGTTCGGGCAAGATCATGCGGCGCCGCCTGCGAGACCGGTACTGGGCGGACAGCGCCCGCAAGGTCGGCGGCTGA
- a CDS encoding DsbA family protein, whose product MSDPDLHFYFDPVCPFAWMTSKWVRTVARLKQYDVEWRFISLRLLNSHIDYAAHFPPEYEESHTSGLKLLRVAARIRRDHGPEPIGAFYEKLGQETFEQDAVPGGTAAAVHRGVRDLATMALDVCGLPHEYADALEDDTWDAVIQAETDVALTLTGKDVGTPILHFEPPRGTALFGPVISRLPSDDEAVELWDHVVALSRFPGFAELKRSLREQPQLPAFGVSAGEAGKQEDWHGGSRRQKK is encoded by the coding sequence ATGAGCGACCCCGATCTGCACTTCTACTTCGACCCCGTCTGCCCCTTCGCCTGGATGACGAGCAAGTGGGTGCGCACCGTCGCGCGGCTGAAGCAGTACGACGTCGAGTGGCGGTTCATCTCGTTGCGCCTGCTCAACTCGCACATCGACTACGCAGCGCACTTCCCGCCGGAGTACGAGGAGTCGCACACGTCGGGGCTGAAGCTGCTGCGCGTGGCCGCGCGGATCCGCCGCGACCACGGACCCGAGCCGATCGGCGCCTTCTACGAGAAGCTGGGGCAGGAGACGTTCGAGCAGGACGCCGTCCCCGGTGGCACGGCCGCCGCGGTGCACCGAGGCGTGCGCGACCTCGCGACCATGGCACTCGACGTCTGCGGGCTTCCGCACGAGTACGCCGACGCGCTCGAGGACGACACCTGGGACGCCGTGATCCAGGCGGAGACCGACGTCGCCCTGACGCTGACGGGCAAGGACGTCGGCACGCCGATCCTGCACTTCGAGCCGCCGCGCGGCACCGCGCTGTTCGGCCCGGTGATCAGCCGGCTGCCCTCTGACGACGAGGCGGTCGAGCTGTGGGACCACGTCGTGGCGTTGTCGCGTTTCCCGGGTTTCGCCGAGCTCAAGCGCAGCCTGCGCGAGCAGCCGCAGCTGCCGGCCTTCGGCGTCAGCGCGGGCGAAGCCGGCAAGCAGGAGGACTGGCACGGCGGGAGCCGTCGGCAGAAGAAGTGA
- a CDS encoding TetR/AcrR family transcriptional regulator — protein sequence MTVTGFEANRARVIGIAAELFARNGYHGTGIAELGTAAGLGRGALYHYIGSKEAVLYSISKEQVDSMNAYAEQLLDEDLAAEELLRRMARGLLRNIAEHRSEWAVFFREYTALTGEWRDHVITARERYEGYWRQALDNGVRAKVLRQTPRLLVKGILGMLNYTYLWYEPDGELTPDEVADMFLDALIEGIRA from the coding sequence ATGACGGTGACGGGATTCGAGGCGAACCGGGCACGCGTGATCGGCATCGCGGCCGAGCTGTTCGCGCGGAACGGTTACCACGGCACCGGGATCGCCGAGCTCGGCACCGCCGCGGGTCTCGGGCGGGGCGCGCTGTACCACTACATCGGCAGCAAAGAGGCCGTGCTCTACTCGATCAGCAAAGAGCAGGTCGACTCCATGAACGCCTACGCCGAGCAGCTGCTCGACGAGGACCTCGCCGCCGAGGAGCTGCTGCGGCGCATGGCCCGCGGGCTGCTGCGCAACATCGCCGAGCACCGCTCGGAGTGGGCGGTGTTCTTCCGCGAGTACACGGCGCTGACCGGCGAGTGGCGCGACCACGTGATCACCGCGCGCGAGCGCTATGAGGGCTACTGGCGCCAGGCGCTGGACAACGGCGTGCGCGCCAAGGTGCTGCGCCAGACCCCGCGCCTGCTGGTGAAGGGCATCCTCGGCATGCTCAACTACACCTACCTCTGGTACGAGCCCGACGGTGAGCTGACGCCGGACGAGGTCGCCGACATGTTCCTCGACGCGTTGATCGAGGGCATCCGCGCCTGA
- a CDS encoding thiolase family protein: MTSPRDAVVVDVLRTPVGKGKRGGALSHVHPVHLLADVLAGLVARNDLDPALVDDVIAGCVTKAGEQAVNPARSAVLAAGLPLSVPATTVDRQCGSSQQAVHFAAHAIQAGAADVVIACGVESMSRVPMHSDTQDADHLGSRVAERFPGGLVGQGISAELICARWGLGRDDLDAFSAQSHRRAAESQALFAPDLVTVAEAPGLTADETVRPSTTVDGLAGLRPSFVDEAAASRFPEIDWKITPGNSSPLSDGAAGVLLMSAAKADALGLTPRARIHATAVVGDDPILMLMGVVPATHAVLARAGLTVGDIDLFEVNEAFAPVPLAWQRETEVEPERLNVHGGAIALGHPLGASGARILTTLVGALEHRGARFGLQTMCEWGGMANAMIVERL, from the coding sequence ATGACTTCACCACGCGACGCGGTGGTCGTCGATGTGCTGCGCACCCCTGTCGGCAAGGGGAAGCGGGGCGGCGCGCTCTCGCACGTCCACCCTGTGCACCTGCTGGCCGACGTTCTCGCCGGCCTCGTCGCGCGCAACGACCTGGACCCCGCGCTCGTCGACGACGTGATCGCCGGCTGCGTGACCAAAGCGGGAGAGCAGGCCGTGAACCCGGCCCGCAGTGCCGTGCTCGCCGCCGGGTTGCCGCTGTCGGTGCCCGCGACCACGGTCGACCGGCAGTGTGGCTCGAGCCAGCAGGCCGTGCACTTCGCAGCGCACGCGATCCAGGCCGGCGCGGCCGACGTCGTGATCGCGTGCGGCGTGGAGTCGATGTCGCGCGTGCCGATGCACTCCGACACCCAGGACGCCGACCACCTCGGCTCGCGCGTGGCCGAGCGGTTTCCCGGCGGGCTCGTCGGGCAGGGGATCTCCGCCGAGCTGATCTGCGCGCGGTGGGGGCTCGGTCGCGACGATCTGGACGCGTTTTCCGCGCAATCCCACCGTCGTGCTGCCGAATCGCAGGCCTTGTTCGCGCCGGACCTGGTCACGGTCGCCGAAGCGCCGGGGCTCACGGCCGACGAGACCGTCCGCCCGTCGACCACGGTGGACGGCCTTGCCGGCCTGCGACCGTCCTTCGTGGACGAAGCCGCCGCGAGCCGCTTTCCCGAGATCGACTGGAAGATCACGCCGGGCAACTCGTCTCCGCTCTCCGACGGCGCGGCCGGCGTGCTGTTGATGAGTGCGGCCAAGGCTGACGCTTTGGGGCTCACCCCGCGTGCCCGGATCCACGCGACGGCCGTGGTCGGAGACGACCCGATCCTCATGCTCATGGGCGTGGTGCCCGCCACCCACGCGGTGCTCGCGCGGGCCGGGCTGACCGTCGGCGACATCGACCTGTTCGAGGTAAACGAGGCGTTCGCGCCGGTGCCGCTGGCCTGGCAGCGCGAGACCGAAGTGGAGCCGGAGCGCCTCAACGTCCACGGGGGAGCGATCGCGCTCGGCCACCCGCTGGGCGCGAGCGGTGCCCGGATCCTGACCACGCTCGTCGGCGCGCTCGAACACCGCGGCGCCCGGTTCGGGCTGCAGACGATGTGCGAGTGGGGCGGCATGGCCAACGCCATGATCGTCGAGCGGCTCTGA
- a CDS encoding SDR family NAD(P)-dependent oxidoreductase has protein sequence MNAEDTRVALVTGASRGIGEGIARQLLDRGLRVAGTYRSGGDRVGKLAADAPGRVLPVAFDLAVPDTAEALVEQVARHWGRLDSLVLNAAVWQGGKLARVDLGDWWRVIEENLRSTAALVRAAIPWLAEGANPSVVLVGSAVGTVGFPGDTAYASVKAAAVGFARSLAKELAPQGVRVNVLAPGFVETDLTAAIPDGARRKIADATVLGRFGTVEEIARAAVFLAEDATFCTGTVLAADGGWTL, from the coding sequence ATGAATGCAGAAGACACCAGAGTCGCGCTGGTCACCGGTGCTTCGCGGGGGATCGGCGAGGGCATCGCGCGGCAGCTGCTCGACCGGGGGCTCCGGGTCGCCGGCACGTATCGCTCCGGCGGGGACCGCGTCGGGAAGCTGGCCGCGGACGCGCCCGGCCGGGTGCTGCCCGTGGCTTTCGACCTCGCGGTGCCCGATACGGCCGAAGCGCTCGTCGAGCAGGTCGCCCGGCACTGGGGCCGGCTCGACTCGCTCGTGCTCAACGCCGCGGTGTGGCAGGGCGGCAAGCTCGCCCGCGTCGACCTCGGCGACTGGTGGCGCGTGATCGAGGAGAACTTGCGCAGCACGGCCGCGCTGGTGCGCGCGGCGATCCCGTGGCTGGCCGAGGGCGCGAACCCCAGCGTCGTGCTCGTCGGGTCCGCCGTCGGAACGGTCGGCTTCCCCGGTGACACCGCGTACGCGAGTGTGAAGGCCGCTGCGGTGGGCTTCGCCCGATCGCTCGCGAAAGAGCTTGCGCCCCAAGGGGTGCGCGTGAACGTGCTGGCGCCCGGGTTCGTGGAGACCGACCTGACCGCCGCGATCCCCGACGGCGCGCGGCGGAAGATCGCCGACGCCACCGTGCTCGGCCGCTTCGGCACCGTCGAGGAGATCGCCCGCGCCGCGGTGTTCCTCGCCGAAGACGCCACGTTCTGCACGGGCACGGTACTCGCCGCCGACGGCGGCTGGACGTTGTGA
- a CDS encoding acyl-CoA dehydrogenase family protein: MSTGLPADDYRKLRDAVFATIWEELDPLEHRIEDTEKIPYDIVLPALRACGAFGLIVPREYGGSGLSIAQYLPILAEFAKIQGGIRAIVHVHNSFAHALSEIGSTAQKNEILPGAATGEKSLAFALTEPGNGTGADLSTVARREGDEYVLNGRKWLITNSDIASHFLVFAKTSDVDVSALLVPRDAPGFTIAPLPETMGCKGAEHGELTFTDVRVPASSLVGAEGEGGAHLERALEVSRVFIAASSLGTATRALELSVKYSQERVTFGKPIASRQAIQRYLAEMAADVYALRGMLADAAAKWDAGKRIPAESSLLKQFGLEAVGRVTDRALLVHGGIGYTRKYPIERLYRDARLNWLEEGTPTIQYLVAARELLDGYRFDDAFAG; the protein is encoded by the coding sequence ATGAGCACTGGCCTGCCCGCCGACGACTACCGCAAGCTGCGCGACGCCGTCTTCGCCACGATCTGGGAGGAGCTCGACCCGCTGGAGCACCGGATCGAGGACACCGAGAAGATTCCCTACGACATCGTGCTGCCGGCGCTGCGCGCCTGCGGCGCGTTCGGCCTGATCGTCCCGCGCGAGTACGGCGGCTCCGGCCTGTCGATCGCGCAGTACCTGCCGATCCTCGCCGAATTCGCCAAGATCCAGGGCGGGATCCGCGCGATCGTGCACGTCCACAACTCGTTCGCCCACGCGTTGTCGGAGATCGGGAGCACCGCACAGAAGAACGAGATCCTGCCGGGCGCGGCGACGGGGGAGAAGTCCCTGGCGTTCGCGCTCACCGAACCCGGCAACGGGACTGGCGCCGATCTGTCCACTGTGGCGCGTCGCGAAGGTGACGAGTACGTGCTGAACGGGCGCAAGTGGCTCATCACCAACTCCGACATCGCCTCGCACTTCCTGGTGTTCGCGAAGACGTCCGATGTGGACGTTTCCGCCCTCCTCGTGCCGCGGGACGCGCCCGGGTTCACCATCGCGCCGCTGCCGGAGACCATGGGTTGCAAGGGTGCCGAGCACGGCGAGCTGACGTTCACCGACGTGCGGGTGCCCGCGTCTTCGCTGGTCGGCGCCGAAGGTGAGGGCGGTGCGCACCTGGAGCGGGCGCTGGAGGTCAGCCGGGTGTTCATCGCGGCGTCTTCGCTCGGCACGGCGACGCGGGCGCTCGAGCTTTCGGTGAAGTACTCGCAGGAACGGGTGACGTTCGGCAAGCCGATCGCGTCGCGGCAGGCGATCCAGCGCTACCTCGCGGAGATGGCGGCCGACGTGTACGCGCTGCGCGGCATGCTGGCCGACGCCGCGGCCAAGTGGGACGCCGGCAAGCGGATCCCGGCCGAGTCGTCGCTGCTGAAGCAGTTCGGGCTGGAGGCCGTCGGGCGAGTCACCGACCGGGCGCTGCTGGTGCACGGCGGCATCGGCTACACGCGCAAGTACCCGATCGAGCGGTTGTATCGCGACGCGCGCCTCAACTGGCTGGAGGAGGGCACGCCCACGATCCAGTACCTGGTGGCCGCACGGGAGCTGCTGGACGGCTACCGGTTCGACGACGCCTTCGCCGGCTAG
- a CDS encoding ester cyclase: MSNMTLEVTMPNSAELVESFWNEVWNAHNPEAADDFVVEDFVITNAGVRIEGRENFKAWIGAFLEQVHDLELEIVETFENHDGSRVASRWHVHGRNNGVLGSEPDGRPISFSGTAVWEIEDGKLVHNHVERASYELHQRLNAA; the protein is encoded by the coding sequence ATGTCAAACATGACTCTGGAGGTCACCATGCCGAACTCGGCGGAGCTGGTCGAATCGTTCTGGAACGAAGTCTGGAACGCGCACAACCCGGAAGCGGCCGACGATTTCGTGGTCGAGGACTTTGTGATCACCAACGCGGGCGTGCGCATCGAGGGCCGCGAGAACTTCAAGGCCTGGATCGGCGCGTTCCTCGAGCAGGTGCACGACCTGGAGCTGGAGATCGTCGAAACGTTCGAGAACCACGACGGCAGCCGCGTCGCCTCGCGGTGGCACGTGCACGGGCGCAACAACGGTGTGCTCGGGTCCGAACCGGACGGTCGGCCCATCTCCTTCAGTGGCACCGCCGTGTGGGAGATCGAAGACGGCAAGCTCGTGCACAACCACGTCGAGCGGGCTTCGTACGAGCTGCACCAGCGCCTGAACGCGGCCTGA